One segment of Eretmochelys imbricata isolate rEreImb1 chromosome 5, rEreImb1.hap1, whole genome shotgun sequence DNA contains the following:
- the ANKRD55 gene encoding ankyrin repeat domain-containing protein 55 — translation MRETTMDFSTSSVFDQHKGDSAEEIDLTVVYQTAANGDVNTLTAVILEDPSILECCDSEGCTPLMHAVSGRQVDTVKLLLKMGANINTQDACGRTSLSLATYLGWLEGCVSLLRNGAKQNIPDKNGRLPLHAATAEPDVRLLAVLLQQSHLSDINHRDNEGMTALHWAAFHNRPQHVQTLLQKGADPTLVDKDFKTALHWAVQSGNRILCSIILNHHQGPSIINYDDENGKTCMHIAAAAGYSDIISELARVPECNLQALDVDDRTPLHWAAAAGKADCVQTLLQLGIDSSSRDINENTPLTYALYCGHTACIKLLSQENSRSEPVHHPPSQNNKILKKEGRFSMLNQIFSCKKKKDDQKTNQKDRGRDRYQREETSEVDDIITTFDCIMDTNCKDNSEECMTTVDFKRRSTDTQKYLISEKKQPECNGLPPIRTQSLPPITIDKSFRTTSYSATSSVCLATNAYHFAHRSQKSRSEHDLLNHRSSCQTLSDNPWNTDANQILSYKVCTATSSDKLIDGLLSERSSHVLLCPPHLPYLPSSPSGKSFQQMSLDQLKVKDLTPVRNNLAPIPDHCVQKIQLPPTEVSHGVKKSKSLSLNSLRTGTTILPPALTSKSQRGGLSQSHSLHSFLPVVSGESLRTSRVLPAIPSQKGSTLTVEYFKKSSSKSDSEN, via the exons GTGATTCAGCAGAAGAAATCGACCTCACTGTGGTTTACCAAACAGCTGCTAATGGTGACGTCAACACACTGACTGCAGTGATTCTTGAAGACCCTTCAATATTAGAATGCTGCGACAGCGAGG GTTGTACCCCCTTGATGCACGCTGTTTCGGGACGCCAAGTCGATACAGTGAAATTGCTGTTGAAGATGGGAGCAAATATTAATACTCAAGATGCCTGTGGACGCACCAGTTTATCTCTTGCAACCTATCTG GGGTGGCTTGAAGGCTGTGTCAGTCTGCTCCGAAATGGTGCCAAGCAGAACATACCTGATAAAAATGGGAGACTGCCACTGCACGCTGCTACCGCAGAGCCTGATGTGAG GCTTCTAGCGGTGCTGCTGCAGCAATCGCATCTAAGTGACATTAATCATCGGGACAATGAG GGAATGACCGCCCTTCACTGGGCTGCTTTCCACAATCGGCCCCAGCATGTGCAAACCCTGCTGCAGAAAGGAGCAGATCCAACTCTGGTGGACAAAGACTTTAAAACTGCTCTTCACTGGGCAGTACAG AGTGGAAACAGGATTCTGTGTTCCATCATTCTGAACCATCACCAGGGTCCATCGATAATAAACTATGACGATGAGAATGGGAAGACGTGTATGcacattgctgctgctgcaggttacAGTGACATTATCAGTGAGCTGGCTAGAGTCCCGGAGTGCAATCTACAGGCCCTTGATGTGGATGACAG GACGCCTCTGCactgggctgcagcagcagggaaagctgaCTGTGTACAGacgctgctgcagctggggataGATAGTAGCTCTCGGGACATCAATGAAAACACTCCTCTGACATACGCCTTGTACTGTGGGCACACAGCATGCATCAAGCTGCTCTCTCAGGAGAACAG TAGATCTGAGCCAGTCCATCACCCTCCTTCACAGAACAATAAAATCCTAAAGAAGGAAGGAAGATTCAGTATGCTTAACCAAATCTTCTCCTGCAAAAAGAAGAAAGATGATCAGAAAACAAACCAGAAAGACAGAGGCAGAGACCGATATCAAAGGGAAGAGACCTCGGAAGTTGATGACATTATCACTACATTTGATTGCATTATGGACACGAACTGTAAAGACAACTCCGAGGAATGTATGACCACTGTTGACTTTAAAAGAAGAAGCACAGACACCCAGAAGTACCTCATATCAGAAAAGAAGCAGCCAGAGTGTAATGGACTTCCTCCAATAAGAACACAAAGTCTCCCCCCCATTACTATAGACAAATCTTTTCGAACAACTTCCTACAGTGCAACTTCAAGTGTCTGCTTGGCTACTAATGCCTATCATTTTGCACACAGGTCTCAGAAAAGTAGAAGTGAACATGACTTGTTAAATCACAGAAGTAGCTGCCAGACTTTATCAGACAATCCTTGGAACACAGATGCTAACCAAATACTCTCATATAAAGTCTGTACTGCAACTTCTTCAGATAAACTGATAGATGGTTTACTCTCTGAAAGATCCAGCCATGTGCTTTTGTGCCCTCCCCACCTTCCCTATCTGCCTAGTTCTCCATCAG GGAAAAGTTTTCAACAGATGTCCCTAGACCAACTCAAAGTAAAAGACCTTACTCCTGTACGGAACAATCTAGCTCCCATACCAGACCACTGTGTTCAGAAAA TCCAGCTACCACCTACTGAAGTTTCTCATGGTGTCAAGAAGTCAAAGTCTCTGTCTTTAAACTCCTTAAGGACTGGCACAACTATTCTCCCACCAGCACTTACCTCCAAATCCCAGAGAGGAGGACTTTCTCAAAGTCATTCACTGCATTCCTTCTTACCTGTTGTATCAGGGGAGTCTCTCAGAACAAGCCGTGTCCTGCCTGCTATCCCAAGTCAGAAGGGGTCTACTCTCACAGTGGAATACTTTAAGAAATCTTCCAGCAAATCAGACAGTGAAAATTAG